From one Microlunatus sp. Gsoil 973 genomic stretch:
- a CDS encoding MFS transporter, giving the protein MLSPDLGTGPKAYVRLLRHRPAAVPFFSALIARLSISMAPLGLLLLVQSERGAYGIAGVVTGAFAIGIAVGSPIWGRAMDRAGQPRTLLLTSLFSSLLLAADAIATVGGASMPVLIALAAAAGLSFPPMSAAIRSAWRVIFPDPASRRVAFALDATAVELLFVVGPLLLSAILALTGPVVAVLVAAGCMAFGGIAYCRTDAARHSSGGHAGHQPNDQHAALQARHHRSALTVPGVASVLLVMLMLSVGFGQLDTSMAGTANRILGGNDKVGILFTAIAGGSAVGGLVYGARNWALEERRALPITVGAFAILLTGIAAAVGADHPHLWLLLPMLFGTGLTIAPSLIMQQGLLDHLTPSNRLNEAQSMLSSVNQVGAAAGTAVAGVVIDSYGLFWSFVGAAAGVALCCLSALAGQSRWARLMSTPAPAAADATAE; this is encoded by the coding sequence ATGCTGTCACCTGATCTGGGAACCGGGCCGAAGGCGTACGTCCGGTTGTTGCGCCATCGGCCCGCCGCCGTCCCGTTCTTCTCGGCGCTCATCGCCAGGCTGTCGATCTCCATGGCCCCGCTCGGTCTGCTCCTTCTCGTGCAGTCGGAGCGGGGCGCGTACGGCATCGCCGGCGTTGTCACCGGCGCGTTCGCCATCGGGATCGCGGTCGGGTCGCCGATCTGGGGCCGGGCGATGGACCGGGCCGGCCAACCCCGGACCCTGCTGCTGACTTCGCTGTTCAGCTCGCTGCTGTTGGCGGCGGACGCGATCGCCACCGTCGGGGGCGCCTCGATGCCGGTTCTGATCGCCCTGGCCGCCGCCGCCGGTCTGTCGTTCCCGCCGATGAGTGCGGCCATCCGGTCCGCGTGGCGGGTGATCTTTCCCGATCCGGCATCGCGCCGGGTGGCCTTCGCACTCGACGCAACGGCAGTCGAACTGCTCTTCGTTGTCGGTCCGCTGCTCCTGTCGGCGATCCTGGCGCTGACCGGGCCGGTCGTCGCGGTGCTCGTCGCGGCCGGATGCATGGCGTTCGGCGGCATCGCCTACTGCCGGACCGATGCCGCCCGCCACTCCAGCGGCGGGCACGCCGGCCATCAGCCGAACGACCAGCACGCGGCGCTGCAGGCCCGCCACCACCGGTCGGCGCTCACCGTGCCGGGTGTCGCCTCGGTGCTGCTGGTGATGCTGATGCTGAGCGTCGGTTTCGGCCAGCTGGACACCTCGATGGCGGGCACCGCCAACCGGATCCTCGGCGGCAACGACAAGGTGGGCATCCTGTTCACAGCGATCGCCGGTGGCAGCGCGGTCGGCGGACTGGTGTACGGCGCCCGCAACTGGGCCCTCGAGGAACGACGTGCGCTGCCGATCACCGTCGGCGCCTTCGCCATCCTGTTGACCGGCATCGCTGCCGCCGTCGGCGCCGACCACCCACACCTGTGGCTGTTGCTGCCGATGCTGTTCGGCACCGGACTGACGATCGCCCCGTCGCTGATCATGCAGCAAGGACTGCTCGACCACCTGACCCCGTCGAACCGGTTGAACGAGGCGCAGTCGATGCTGTCCTCGGTCAACCAGGTCGGCGCCGCCGCCGGGACGGCGGTCGCCGGAGTGGTGATCGACTCCTACGGCCTGTTCTGGTCCTTCGTCGGAGCCGCCGCCGGGGTCGCTCTCTGCTGTCTGTCCGCGCTGGCCGGGCAATCCCGCTGGGCCCGGCTGATGTCGACGCCGGCGCCCGCCGCCGCTGACGCGACGGCCGAATAG
- a CDS encoding GxGYxYP domain-containing protein yields MAPPLDPREHSTPNPARPDSTRAPAHRVTRRRFLTTNGLVIAGLAGASTGVASGVLGPALPAAAAPSGRPSGVNWKPGHLLPSFAEPGHLQAATVAELSGEDQLLLTTLQGIVNRTKPELYFNYDPGENTADQRWLDGFDPSRVTVHDDALELVGRYRSRVRGAIVYDPEAPDTINVATTLAGLEDSVVATAEQAEAYGFKIIDDLRGRFAGLDKVQIYQWQVDHLWPRCDHRLLTGLSPTRVVDVKGVTWREIARETEQIRDSSNRATLTWDLSPELGADAVFLRFADAFTNDGWGASVGHLTAKADGTVIADFTPGTAAEEPFLFSGNSSIGGDQNRFADGGNYFIYRFQPPSGTTSLTVTVDIWNQYLVSATDTAPTRVEPFPYFRDYVVATRAMLFWLDPNGDPGTLMGEIFDKSAVTTTPYLGWFSNDVAGEWGGVDIASQHRGEVFAADFYMNGTVHGGVRTAISTKIRKPRPAAQQNKIYITLTFGEGDNIQYCQRRLRDLWDNPDRGKVPTNWTIDPVLADTGPAIYRYFQRTATDNDLLICGPSGAGYTYGPSWPDDSFVDFAELTEKYLELTGLDLVYAYSNGDGSAPFSDKVLQAYREHTRLRGIIKSSGRGGIEATGDLPVIANFSPPGGPADFKAALDDHAGDWDGSTPFFIAAGIGAWSWTPTDIVGLGALLDADDRYRIVMADTFFELLRNAGQAQPQAAEMTTRRLPGAVRSPSAGATSRATRRG; encoded by the coding sequence ATGGCACCACCGCTCGACCCCCGCGAGCATTCCACCCCAAATCCCGCCCGCCCAGATTCGACCCGGGCCCCAGCGCACCGGGTGACCCGCAGAAGATTCCTCACCACCAACGGCCTGGTCATCGCCGGCCTGGCCGGCGCATCGACGGGCGTCGCGTCCGGCGTCCTCGGCCCGGCGCTTCCCGCCGCAGCAGCGCCCTCGGGCCGTCCGTCCGGAGTCAACTGGAAGCCCGGCCACCTGCTGCCGTCATTCGCCGAGCCGGGTCACCTGCAGGCAGCGACGGTCGCCGAGCTTTCCGGTGAGGACCAACTGCTGCTCACCACCTTGCAGGGGATCGTCAACCGCACCAAGCCCGAGCTCTACTTCAACTACGATCCCGGCGAGAACACGGCCGATCAACGCTGGCTGGACGGTTTCGACCCGAGCCGGGTCACGGTGCACGACGACGCACTGGAGCTGGTCGGCAGGTACCGGTCCCGTGTGCGCGGCGCCATCGTCTACGACCCGGAGGCGCCGGACACGATCAACGTCGCGACGACACTGGCCGGGCTCGAGGATTCGGTGGTGGCCACCGCCGAGCAGGCCGAGGCGTACGGTTTCAAGATCATCGACGACCTGCGCGGACGGTTCGCCGGTCTGGACAAGGTGCAGATCTACCAATGGCAGGTCGATCATCTCTGGCCCCGCTGCGATCACCGACTGCTGACCGGGCTCTCACCGACCCGGGTCGTCGACGTCAAGGGCGTGACGTGGCGGGAGATCGCCCGCGAGACCGAGCAGATCCGGGACTCGTCGAACCGGGCGACGCTGACCTGGGACCTCAGTCCGGAGCTCGGCGCGGACGCCGTATTCCTCCGTTTCGCCGACGCGTTCACCAACGACGGCTGGGGTGCCTCGGTCGGGCACCTGACAGCGAAGGCGGACGGCACAGTGATCGCCGACTTCACTCCCGGCACCGCTGCCGAGGAGCCCTTCCTGTTCTCCGGCAACTCGTCCATCGGCGGCGACCAGAACCGGTTCGCCGACGGCGGCAACTACTTCATCTACCGGTTCCAGCCGCCGTCCGGTACTACCAGCCTGACCGTCACGGTCGACATCTGGAACCAGTACCTGGTGTCGGCGACCGACACGGCACCCACCCGGGTCGAACCCTTCCCCTACTTCCGGGACTACGTGGTGGCCACCCGTGCCATGCTGTTCTGGCTCGACCCGAACGGTGATCCGGGCACCCTGATGGGGGAGATCTTCGACAAGTCGGCGGTCACCACGACGCCGTACCTCGGATGGTTCTCCAACGACGTCGCCGGCGAATGGGGCGGTGTGGACATCGCGTCCCAGCATCGCGGAGAAGTGTTCGCAGCCGACTTCTACATGAACGGCACCGTCCATGGCGGCGTCCGGACCGCGATCTCGACCAAGATCAGGAAGCCGCGCCCGGCGGCCCAGCAGAACAAGATCTACATCACCCTGACCTTTGGCGAGGGTGACAACATCCAGTACTGCCAGCGCCGTCTCCGCGACCTCTGGGACAACCCCGACCGGGGCAAGGTACCGACCAACTGGACGATCGACCCGGTGCTGGCCGACACCGGTCCGGCGATCTACCGCTACTTCCAGCGGACGGCCACCGACAATGATCTGCTGATCTGCGGTCCGTCCGGCGCCGGGTACACCTACGGGCCGTCCTGGCCGGATGACAGCTTCGTCGATTTCGCCGAGCTGACCGAGAAGTACCTGGAGCTGACCGGACTCGATCTGGTGTATGCCTACAGCAACGGAGACGGGTCGGCTCCGTTCAGCGACAAGGTGCTGCAGGCCTATCGGGAGCACACCAGGCTCCGCGGCATCATCAAATCCTCCGGGCGGGGTGGGATCGAGGCGACCGGCGATCTTCCGGTGATCGCCAACTTCTCGCCTCCCGGCGGGCCGGCCGATTTCAAGGCAGCGCTGGACGATCACGCCGGTGACTGGGACGGCAGCACCCCGTTCTTCATCGCCGCCGGGATCGGTGCGTGGAGTTGGACACCCACCGACATCGTCGGGCTCGGCGCGCTGCTGGACGCCGACGACCGCTACCGGATCGTGATGGCCGACACGTTCTTCGAGCTGTTGCGGAACGCCGGCCAGGCCCAACCCCAGGCTGCAGAGATGACAACCCGCCGACTGCCGGGCGCGGTGCGGTCACCGTCTGCCGGCGCGACCTCCCGGGCCACCCGGAGGGGCTGA
- a CDS encoding MBL fold metallo-hydrolase, with protein sequence MPGLGHVEPGGGPLVQQLSAALTMIKLSVGPMDNNAYLLQTRTGPSLLIDAANDADRIAALADPAPEMIITTHRHGDHWQALGDLAGRWHPQLYAGRPDAQAIAEGAGVSDIQGVWDGDQLKLGEEYVEIIGLVGHTPGSVVVIYRGDVTHLFTGDGLFPGGVGKTTSEQSFRSLIDDVESKIFNIYDDDTVIHPGHGDDTTVGRERPHLEQWRARGW encoded by the coding sequence ATGCCAGGACTGGGACATGTCGAACCCGGCGGTGGACCGCTGGTCCAGCAGCTCTCCGCCGCGTTGACCATGATCAAACTGTCGGTGGGTCCGATGGACAACAATGCCTACCTGCTGCAGACCCGCACCGGGCCGTCGTTGTTGATCGATGCCGCCAACGATGCCGACCGGATCGCTGCGCTCGCCGACCCGGCGCCGGAGATGATCATCACCACCCACCGACACGGTGATCATTGGCAGGCGCTCGGTGATCTTGCCGGCCGCTGGCACCCGCAACTGTACGCGGGCCGACCGGACGCCCAGGCGATCGCCGAAGGAGCCGGCGTCAGTGACATCCAGGGCGTCTGGGACGGTGATCAACTCAAACTGGGCGAGGAGTACGTCGAGATCATCGGTCTGGTCGGCCACACTCCGGGGTCGGTCGTGGTGATCTATCGCGGCGACGTCACCCACCTGTTCACCGGTGACGGGTTGTTCCCCGGTGGAGTAGGCAAGACGACGTCGGAGCAGAGCTTCCGGTCGCTGATCGACGATGTCGAGAGCAAGATCTTCAACATCTACGACGACGACACGGTGATCCATCCCGGTCACGGTGACGACACGACCGTCGGCCGGGAACGACCCCACCTGGAGCAGTGGCGCGCTCGCGGTTGGTGA
- a CDS encoding maleylpyruvate isomerase family mycothiol-dependent enzyme yields the protein MTPQPAADQSSTTADPIAAVRALLAAANRRLLGDTIAVEDDSWHAASRLPGWTRAHVATHLARHAEAFARLANWAHTGAEQQMYPDNRDAAIEAGAGRDGLAIQTDLDTTAGLLAQEFDAVADAGAWQAVVRLRDGRDVRAGQLPAGRLAEVIIHHVDLDLGMTVDDIDVPTAEAVLDWCAFRQAGRSGYPPLTVVAESGRTYDFGPRRGGEPVVINGPANRLLGWVTCRSGSEGLDGPIPELPSFG from the coding sequence ATGACTCCCCAGCCGGCTGCCGACCAGTCCTCGACGACCGCCGACCCGATCGCCGCGGTGCGCGCCCTGCTTGCCGCGGCGAACCGCCGGCTGTTGGGTGACACCATCGCCGTCGAGGACGACAGCTGGCACGCCGCATCACGACTGCCGGGCTGGACCCGCGCCCATGTCGCAACGCACCTGGCCCGGCATGCCGAGGCGTTCGCACGGCTCGCCAACTGGGCACATACCGGCGCCGAACAGCAGATGTACCCCGACAACCGTGACGCTGCGATCGAGGCAGGTGCCGGCCGCGACGGGTTGGCGATCCAGACCGACCTGGACACCACCGCGGGTCTGCTGGCTCAGGAGTTCGACGCAGTCGCCGACGCCGGTGCCTGGCAGGCTGTTGTCCGGCTGCGTGACGGTCGCGACGTACGGGCCGGGCAGCTTCCCGCCGGTCGACTGGCCGAGGTGATCATCCATCATGTTGATCTTGACCTCGGGATGACCGTCGACGACATCGACGTGCCGACCGCGGAGGCCGTCCTTGACTGGTGTGCCTTCCGACAGGCCGGACGATCGGGCTACCCGCCGCTGACCGTGGTCGCCGAATCCGGCAGGACCTACGACTTCGGTCCCAGGCGCGGCGGCGAACCGGTGGTGATCAACGGTCCGGCGAACAGGCTGCTCGGCTGGGTCACCTGCCGGTCCGGCTCCGAAGGCCTGGACGGCCCGATACCGGAGCTACCGAGCTTCGGCTGA
- a CDS encoding class I SAM-dependent methyltransferase, whose amino-acid sequence MDAQPDQLSGVRATLLYTLYYRALDQRSAAPIVGDAWAAGVLDRIGRANRRAVRTAKLGSSGRFPPLLRARRLDDWTQDFLDLHPDGSVVQLGCGLDSRAFRLDVPETVNWYDLDFPDVIELRRQVYPARAGYRLIGSSASDPGWLAEIPADRPTLILAEGVLPYLAPDDVRRLTTELTDRLTSGELIFDGVAGPTARMTRLFRWTLGDPHELERWNPRLTLLDVVAVIHDFDRIPNRGYRTQFRLLSRFRTMRDSLRLVRYRF is encoded by the coding sequence ATGGACGCGCAACCAGATCAGCTCAGCGGTGTCCGGGCGACCCTGCTGTACACCTTGTACTACCGGGCGCTCGATCAACGGTCTGCGGCTCCCATCGTCGGCGACGCCTGGGCGGCCGGAGTTCTCGACCGGATCGGCCGCGCCAACCGCAGAGCCGTACGGACGGCGAAGCTCGGTTCGTCGGGGAGGTTCCCGCCGTTGCTCCGCGCACGGCGGCTTGATGACTGGACCCAGGACTTCCTGGATCTGCATCCCGACGGGTCCGTCGTGCAGCTGGGCTGCGGCCTGGACAGCCGCGCCTTCCGACTCGACGTGCCCGAGACGGTCAACTGGTACGACCTGGACTTCCCCGACGTCATCGAACTGCGCCGCCAGGTCTATCCGGCCCGTGCCGGATACCGCCTGATCGGCTCGTCGGCGAGCGACCCGGGTTGGCTGGCGGAGATACCGGCGGACCGCCCGACCCTGATACTCGCCGAGGGAGTGCTGCCGTACCTCGCGCCGGACGATGTCCGCCGGCTGACGACCGAACTCACCGACCGGCTGACCAGCGGTGAACTGATCTTCGACGGCGTCGCTGGTCCGACGGCTCGGATGACAAGACTCTTCCGCTGGACCCTCGGCGACCCTCACGAGCTCGAACGCTGGAACCCCCGGCTCACCCTCCTCGACGTCGTTGCGGTGATCCACGACTTCGACCGGATTCCCAACCGCGGATATCGCACCCAGTTCCGTCTGCTGAGCAGGTTCCGGACCATGCGCGACAGCCTGCGGCTGGTCCGCTACCGCTTCTGA
- the uvrA gene encoding excinuclease ABC subunit UvrA, protein MTDRLIIRGAREHNLRDVSLELPRDALIVFTGLSGSGKSSLAFDTIFAEGQRRYVESLSAYARQFLGQMDKPDVDFIEGLSPAVSIDQKSTSRNPRSTVGTITEVYDYLRLLYARAGHPHCPVCGEPISRQSPQQIVDRLLELEEGTRFQVLAPVVRGRKGEYVDLFRQLATGGFSRVRVDGEVHQVTSPPTLDKQKKHNIDVIVDRLATKPSAKQRLTDSIETALALANGVVSIDFVDLDPKDPGRERGYSEKMACPNGHDISIDELEPRQFSFNAPWGACPECSGIGTRMEVDPDLVVPDPDKSLDEGALAPWASVHVADYFDRLIAALAKSEKFSTFVPWRELPARAKKLLLNGVDGQVHVSYKNRYGRERSYNARFEGVVSYVERRHAEAETDTSRERFAGYMREVPCRACKGARLKPTSLAVTVGGRNIAEVSAMSIDRAAEFLAELQLSPREKQIAERVLKEINERLRFLLDVGLDYLSLNRPTGSLSGGEAQRIRLATQIGSGLAGVLYVLDEPSIGLHQRDNRRLIETLLRLRDIGNTLIVVEHDEDTIRTADWTVDIGPGAGEHGGHVVVSGTVDDLLNSKESLTGAYLSGRKQIPLPVSRRPGDGRVVTVRGAAEHNLQNIDVDFPLGQLIAVTGVSGSGKSTLVNSILYTALAKQIYNARAVPGKHRSISGMEHIDKIIHVDQSPIGRTPRSNPATYTGVFDHMRKLFAETPEAKVRGYQPGRFSFNVKGGRCENCMGDGTIKIEMNFLPDVYVPCEVCHGARYNRETLEVHYKGRTIAEVLDMPIEEAAEFFAAIPAIARHLRTLNEVGLGYVRLGQPAPTLSGGEAQRVKLASELQKRSTGRTMYVLDEPTTGLHFEDIRKLLGVLGRLVDAGNTVVVIEHNLDVIKTADHLIDMGPEGGSRGGTVIATGTPETIAQSPGSYTGLFLKEILDGHDIPVGPVQPDLLGMTGDGERPSGKAVADAPPQRATTKKAASKKTSAKKTAAKETAAKETAAKETAAKKTAANKTAANKTAIKETAASKSAASKSAANKAPAKNAVKSSAKTATKTATKSSAKTATSAGKTAARVNGRRDSAA, encoded by the coding sequence GTGACAGATCGACTCATCATCCGCGGCGCCCGCGAGCACAATCTTCGCGACGTGTCGCTCGAACTACCCCGGGATGCGCTGATCGTGTTCACCGGTCTGTCCGGATCGGGGAAGTCGAGCCTGGCGTTCGACACCATCTTCGCCGAGGGTCAGCGACGCTATGTCGAGTCCCTGTCGGCGTACGCCCGCCAGTTCCTTGGGCAGATGGACAAGCCCGACGTCGACTTCATCGAAGGTCTGTCACCCGCCGTCTCCATCGACCAGAAGTCGACCAGCCGCAACCCGCGATCGACGGTCGGCACCATCACCGAGGTGTACGACTACCTCCGGCTGCTCTACGCGCGGGCGGGACATCCGCACTGCCCGGTGTGCGGCGAGCCGATCAGCCGGCAGTCACCGCAGCAGATCGTCGACCGGCTGCTGGAACTTGAGGAGGGCACCCGATTCCAGGTGCTGGCGCCGGTGGTCCGGGGCCGCAAGGGTGAGTACGTCGACCTGTTCCGGCAGTTGGCCACCGGCGGGTTCAGCAGGGTCCGGGTGGACGGCGAGGTGCACCAGGTGACCAGCCCACCGACCCTGGACAAGCAGAAGAAGCACAACATCGACGTCATCGTCGACCGGCTGGCGACCAAACCGTCGGCGAAACAGCGGCTGACCGACTCGATCGAGACGGCACTGGCGCTGGCGAACGGGGTGGTGTCGATCGACTTCGTCGATCTTGATCCGAAGGACCCCGGGCGGGAGCGCGGCTACTCGGAGAAGATGGCCTGCCCGAACGGGCACGACATCTCGATCGATGAGCTGGAGCCCCGACAGTTCTCCTTCAACGCGCCGTGGGGCGCGTGCCCCGAGTGTTCCGGCATCGGCACCCGAATGGAGGTCGATCCGGATCTGGTCGTGCCCGATCCGGACAAGAGCCTCGACGAGGGTGCGCTGGCCCCCTGGGCCAGCGTGCACGTCGCCGACTACTTCGACCGGTTGATCGCCGCCTTGGCCAAGAGCGAGAAGTTCAGCACCTTCGTGCCGTGGCGGGAACTGCCCGCGCGGGCCAAGAAGCTGCTGTTGAACGGCGTCGACGGCCAGGTGCACGTCAGCTACAAGAATCGGTACGGCAGGGAGCGCTCGTACAACGCCCGCTTCGAGGGCGTGGTCTCCTATGTCGAGCGGCGCCATGCCGAGGCCGAGACCGACACGTCCCGGGAGCGGTTCGCCGGGTACATGCGTGAGGTGCCGTGTCGGGCGTGCAAGGGCGCCCGGCTGAAACCGACGTCCCTCGCGGTCACCGTGGGCGGCAGGAACATCGCCGAGGTGTCGGCGATGTCGATCGACCGGGCCGCGGAGTTCCTGGCCGAGCTGCAGCTGAGCCCCCGCGAGAAGCAGATCGCCGAGCGGGTGCTCAAGGAGATCAACGAGCGGCTCCGCTTCCTGCTCGACGTCGGCCTGGACTACCTGTCGCTGAATCGCCCGACCGGGAGCCTGTCCGGCGGAGAGGCCCAGCGCATCCGGCTGGCCACCCAGATCGGCTCCGGACTGGCCGGTGTGCTCTACGTCCTGGACGAGCCGTCCATCGGGTTGCACCAGCGGGACAACCGGCGGCTGATCGAGACCCTGCTCCGGTTGCGCGACATCGGCAACACCCTGATCGTGGTCGAACACGACGAGGACACCATCAGGACCGCGGACTGGACCGTCGACATCGGGCCGGGTGCGGGGGAGCACGGCGGCCACGTGGTCGTCTCCGGCACCGTCGACGACCTGCTGAACAGCAAGGAGTCGCTGACCGGCGCCTACCTGTCGGGACGGAAGCAGATTCCGTTGCCGGTCAGCCGGCGACCCGGCGACGGTCGGGTGGTCACCGTCCGGGGCGCGGCAGAGCACAATCTGCAGAACATCGACGTCGACTTCCCGCTCGGCCAGCTGATCGCGGTCACCGGTGTGTCCGGCTCCGGCAAGTCCACCCTGGTCAACAGCATCCTTTACACCGCGTTGGCCAAGCAGATCTACAACGCCCGGGCGGTTCCCGGGAAGCACCGGTCGATCAGCGGCATGGAACACATCGACAAGATCATCCACGTCGACCAGTCGCCGATCGGCCGGACGCCGCGGTCGAACCCGGCCACCTACACCGGGGTCTTCGATCACATGCGAAAGCTGTTCGCCGAGACTCCTGAGGCGAAGGTGCGCGGCTACCAGCCGGGCAGGTTCTCCTTCAATGTCAAGGGCGGCCGCTGCGAGAATTGCATGGGCGACGGCACAATCAAGATCGAGATGAACTTCCTGCCGGATGTCTATGTTCCGTGCGAGGTGTGTCACGGTGCCCGGTACAACCGGGAGACCCTCGAGGTGCACTACAAGGGCAGGACGATAGCCGAGGTCCTGGACATGCCGATCGAGGAGGCGGCCGAGTTCTTCGCCGCCATCCCGGCGATCGCCCGCCACCTGCGGACGCTCAACGAGGTCGGCCTGGGTTACGTCCGACTCGGGCAGCCGGCGCCGACGTTGTCCGGCGGTGAGGCGCAGCGGGTCAAGCTCGCCAGCGAGCTGCAGAAGCGATCGACGGGACGCACCATGTACGTCCTGGACGAGCCGACGACGGGCCTGCATTTCGAGGACATCCGCAAGCTCCTCGGAGTGCTCGGCCGACTGGTCGATGCCGGCAACACCGTTGTAGTGATCGAGCACAACCTGGACGTGATCAAGACCGCCGATCACCTGATCGACATGGGACCGGAGGGAGGCTCCCGGGGCGGTACGGTGATCGCCACCGGCACGCCGGAGACGATCGCCCAGTCGCCTGGGTCGTACACCGGACTGTTCCTCAAGGAGATCCTCGACGGCCACGACATCCCGGTCGGTCCGGTCCAGCCGGACCTGCTCGGGATGACCGGCGACGGCGAGCGGCCATCCGGCAAGGCGGTCGCCGATGCGCCGCCGCAGCGGGCGACTACCAAGAAGGCAGCCTCCAAGAAGACTTCAGCCAAGAAGACTGCGGCCAAGGAGACAGCGGCCAAGGAGACAGCAGCCAAGGAGACAGCAGCCAAGAAGACAGCAGCCAACAAGACAGCAGCCAACAAGACAGCCATCAAGGAGACTGCAGCCAGCAAGAGCGCGGCCTCCAAGAGCGCGGCCAACAAGGCACCGGCGAAGAATGCCGTCAAGTCCTCGGCGAAGACGGCGACGAAGACGGCCACGAAGTCCTCGGCAAAGACGGCGACATCTGCCGGAAAGACAGCCGCGAGGGTCAACGGCAGGCGCGACTCGGCTGCCTGA
- a CDS encoding Rieske (2Fe-2S) protein, whose protein sequence is MIDAFLKVSATGSRRDLFRSVGLVALGGGSAAVLAACSGSGSASGGDTPTPSGPLTIAKSDVPVRSGVIKDGFIVTQPSANNYKAFSNICTHQGCPITDLRGDTIMCNCHGSEFNIDGTVKRGPANRPLTAAKLSVDGANLDVSS, encoded by the coding sequence ATGATCGACGCATTCCTCAAGGTGTCCGCCACCGGTTCCCGTCGCGACCTCTTCCGATCCGTCGGACTCGTGGCACTGGGCGGCGGCAGCGCCGCTGTGCTGGCCGCCTGCTCGGGCTCCGGCTCGGCCTCGGGCGGTGATACCCCGACGCCGTCGGGACCGCTCACCATCGCCAAGTCCGATGTGCCGGTGCGTAGCGGGGTGATCAAGGACGGCTTCATCGTCACCCAGCCGAGCGCGAACAACTACAAGGCGTTCAGCAACATCTGCACCCATCAGGGTTGCCCGATCACCGACCTCCGCGGCGACACGATCATGTGCAACTGCCACGGCAGCGAGTTCAACATCGACGGGACGGTAAAACGGGGGCCGGCCAACCGGCCGCTGACCGCGGCCAAACTCAGCGTGGACGGCGCCAACCTCGACGTCTCGAGCTGA
- a CDS encoding bifunctional 4-hydroxy-2-oxoglutarate aldolase/2-dehydro-3-deoxy-phosphogluconate aldolase yields the protein MTEAFATLPRSLRAVGVAGVIAVLRAPTSEAAVAAAEALIAGGVTAIEVTYSTPGAAAAIAQIRQEFPDAVVGAGTLTRRPQVSEAATAGAQFLVSPGTAPELVRFMADTGVPTLSGALTPTELMAARELGVAGIKIFPGSLVGPSYLKALRGPFPDVPLMPTGGVSPDNLGEWIAAGAFAVGAGGELCSTQDMVEQRWDVITEKARRFSRALATARS from the coding sequence ATGACCGAAGCCTTCGCCACTCTCCCCCGATCCCTGCGCGCCGTCGGCGTCGCCGGTGTCATCGCCGTCCTGCGGGCACCGACCTCCGAGGCTGCGGTGGCAGCAGCCGAGGCACTGATCGCGGGTGGGGTGACAGCGATCGAGGTCACCTACAGCACGCCCGGCGCGGCGGCGGCCATCGCCCAGATCCGGCAGGAGTTCCCCGACGCGGTGGTCGGCGCCGGCACGTTGACCCGGCGACCCCAGGTGAGTGAGGCGGCGACGGCCGGGGCGCAGTTCCTGGTCAGCCCGGGTACGGCGCCGGAACTCGTCCGCTTCATGGCCGACACCGGTGTACCGACGTTGAGCGGCGCGCTGACCCCGACGGAGCTGATGGCGGCCCGGGAACTCGGGGTGGCGGGGATCAAGATCTTCCCCGGTTCGCTGGTCGGCCCGAGCTACCTGAAGGCCCTCCGCGGACCGTTCCCCGACGTCCCGCTGATGCCGACCGGCGGTGTATCCCCCGACAACCTCGGTGAGTGGATCGCCGCCGGCGCGTTCGCCGTGGGCGCCGGAGGCGAGCTGTGCTCCACCCAGGACATGGTCGAGCAGCGCTGGGACGTGATCACCGAGAAGGCGCGTCGCTTCAGCCGGGCCCTGGCTACCGCGCGTTCCTGA
- a CDS encoding NAD(P)H-dependent oxidoreductase: MSVLSPVMIVLAHPRPAGFDHELAGRVRSVIGQTGVRQHFHDLYAESFDPVLTQDEQPVDEVWSRGTSSEQVRGRVTVAPDPLVQRHQRELAESKALVVIHPDWLGKPPAMLTGWLDRVLLSAAKEPAPVLQRALVINTSEQPGAPTPESDALGMLWRDQLGPYLGSPLFERLTFRGTATADDQQFARWRNATERAAAWVCGAAR, translated from the coding sequence GTGAGCGTTCTCTCTCCGGTCATGATCGTGCTGGCGCACCCGCGTCCGGCCGGCTTCGATCATGAACTCGCCGGCCGGGTGCGGTCGGTCATCGGTCAGACCGGAGTTCGGCAACACTTCCATGATCTCTACGCCGAGTCCTTCGATCCGGTGCTCACCCAGGACGAGCAGCCGGTCGATGAGGTGTGGTCGCGCGGAACCAGTTCCGAGCAGGTCCGCGGCCGGGTCACGGTCGCCCCGGACCCTCTGGTGCAGCGGCACCAGCGGGAGTTGGCCGAATCCAAGGCGTTGGTGGTCATCCATCCGGACTGGCTGGGCAAGCCGCCCGCAATGCTCACCGGTTGGCTCGACCGGGTCCTGCTGTCGGCGGCCAAGGAACCGGCGCCGGTGCTGCAACGCGCCCTGGTGATCAACACCAGCGAACAGCCGGGCGCGCCGACACCGGAGTCCGACGCGCTCGGCATGCTGTGGCGCGATCAACTCGGCCCCTACCTCGGATCACCGCTGTTCGAGCGGCTGACCTTCCGCGGCACCGCAACCGCCGACGACCAGCAGTTCGCCCGGTGGCGGAACGCCACCGAACGGGCCGCGGCCTGGGTCTGCGGCGCCGCCCGGTAG